One stretch of Candidatus Omnitrophota bacterium DNA includes these proteins:
- a CDS encoding deoxyribonuclease IV, translating into MRIGLHVSIAGKIYESLERAKALGCNTMQIFSRNPRGWQTGKLVSSDIVQFKRLKKEFDINPVVVHIPYLINLASPDAGLYRKSIDAYIEDLGRSDELGAEYFVTHLGSHVGSGETDGIKRFAKALNEIMNKAKPKTKVLLENTAGSGSIIGYKFEQIKSIIDGLDETENIGVCLDTAHTFESGYDIKTRAGLESTLKAFDKLVGLQRIKVVHFNDSLSGLGSHVDRHQHIGKGNIGLEGLKRIINHPKLKGAAFIMETPKNTDRDDKMNMRSAKKMIKDR; encoded by the coding sequence ATGCGCATAGGATTACATGTATCGATTGCCGGGAAGATCTACGAGTCGCTTGAACGCGCGAAGGCTCTTGGCTGTAATACTATGCAGATTTTCAGCCGGAACCCGCGCGGGTGGCAGACTGGGAAGCTCGTCTCTTCAGATATTGTGCAGTTTAAGCGGCTAAAAAAAGAATTTGATATAAATCCGGTAGTGGTTCATATCCCTTACCTGATCAATCTCGCGTCTCCCGACGCCGGACTTTATAGAAAATCGATAGACGCCTATATTGAAGATCTCGGGCGCTCAGATGAGCTTGGCGCGGAATATTTCGTTACTCATCTTGGAAGCCATGTGGGAAGCGGAGAGACGGATGGCATTAAAAGGTTCGCGAAGGCCTTGAATGAAATAATGAATAAGGCGAAACCAAAGACGAAGGTGCTCCTTGAGAATACCGCGGGTTCAGGATCGATCATAGGCTATAAGTTCGAACAGATCAAAAGCATAATAGATGGCCTGGATGAAACCGAAAATATAGGCGTATGTTTGGATACCGCGCATACCTTTGAATCCGGTTATGATATTAAGACCAGGGCAGGCCTCGAATCCACGTTGAAAGCGTTTGATAAGCTTGTCGGTCTTCAGCGCATTAAAGTAGTGCATTTTAATGACAGTCTTTCCGGGCTTGGTTCGCATGTTGACAGACACCAGCATATCGGAAAAGGCAATATAGGTCTCGAGGGCCTGAAGCGCATAATAAATCATCCTAAACTTAAGGGCGCCGCGTTTATAATGGAAACCCCTAAAAATACGGATAGAGACGATAAGATGAACATGCGTTCGGCAAAAAAGATGATCAAGGACAGATGA